Proteins encoded within one genomic window of Couchioplanes caeruleus:
- the mraY gene encoding phospho-N-acetylmuramoyl-pentapeptide-transferase: MRAVIVAAAVAFIISLFITPVAIRVFTALKAGQPIRAVGPASHQGKQGTPTMGGVAFIVATVLAYVAGHIALTTLPSQQIAQVDPTMTGLVLLGLFVFCGAVGFLDDFLKVRKRHSGGLSAKGKLLGQLLVGGGLGVAALYVPSTNGQTVASEHISFIRDISFLDVGKVGSVIVFVFVIMSMSNGVNLTDGLDGLATGASILVLGAYALIGFWQYRHWCGDTAYTGNYCYEVRDPLEVALIASAAAGACVGFLWWNTSPARIFMGDTGALGLGGLIGGLAMATRTTLLSIIIGGLFVIITMSVVIQIISFKTTGKRVFRMSPLQHHFELAGWSEVNIVVRFWIVAGICVAIGLGLFYSDFLRVMG, from the coding sequence GTGAGGGCAGTCATCGTCGCGGCCGCGGTCGCGTTCATCATCTCGCTGTTCATCACCCCGGTCGCCATCCGCGTGTTCACCGCGCTGAAGGCGGGCCAGCCGATCCGCGCCGTCGGACCGGCCAGCCACCAGGGCAAGCAGGGCACCCCCACGATGGGCGGCGTGGCGTTCATCGTCGCGACCGTGCTGGCGTACGTGGCCGGGCACATCGCCCTGACCACGCTGCCGTCGCAGCAGATCGCCCAGGTCGATCCGACCATGACGGGTCTGGTGCTGCTCGGCCTGTTCGTCTTCTGCGGCGCCGTCGGCTTCCTCGACGACTTCCTCAAGGTGCGCAAGCGGCACTCCGGAGGGTTGAGCGCCAAGGGCAAGCTGCTCGGGCAGCTCCTGGTCGGCGGCGGCCTCGGCGTCGCGGCGCTCTACGTGCCGAGCACCAACGGGCAGACCGTGGCGAGCGAGCACATCTCGTTCATCCGCGACATCAGCTTCCTCGACGTCGGCAAGGTCGGGTCGGTCATCGTCTTCGTCTTCGTCATCATGTCGATGTCGAACGGCGTGAACCTGACCGACGGCCTCGACGGCCTGGCCACCGGCGCGTCGATCCTGGTGCTGGGGGCGTACGCGCTGATCGGATTCTGGCAGTACCGCCACTGGTGCGGCGACACCGCGTACACGGGAAACTACTGCTATGAGGTGCGCGACCCACTGGAGGTCGCCCTGATCGCCTCGGCCGCGGCCGGCGCCTGTGTCGGCTTCCTCTGGTGGAACACGTCCCCGGCGCGGATCTTCATGGGTGACACGGGCGCCCTGGGCCTGGGTGGGCTCATCGGCGGCCTCGCCATGGCGACCCGCACCACGCTGCTGTCGATCATCATCGGCGGCCTGTTCGTCATCATCACGATGTCCGTCGTCATCCAGATCATCTCGTTCAAGACCACGGGCAAGCGGGTCTTCCGGATGTCGCCGCTGCAGCACCACTTCGAGCTGGCGGGCTGGAGCGAGGTCAATATCGTGGTCCGCTTCTGGATCGTCGCCGGTATCTGCGTCGCGATCGGACTGGGGCTGTTCTACAGCGACTTCCTGCGCGTCATGGGATAG